Proteins encoded in a region of the Podarcis muralis chromosome 4, rPodMur119.hap1.1, whole genome shotgun sequence genome:
- the LOC114595218 gene encoding uncharacterized protein LOC114595218 isoform X32: protein MHPTLQKTIHLTHLYRDGLEINNMGDHDKIPTMEKLNKYLECGKSSFSTSHQRNPIGNKPYQCMECGKRFTQKVNLTSHQRIHTGEKPYQCVECGKSFRNSSKLTSHQRIHTGEKPYQCGECGKSFTHSHNLTSHHRIHTGEKPYQCVECGKSFTERSSLTSHQRIHTGEKPYQCMECGKSFSQSSHLTSHQIIHTGQKPYQCVECGKSFSQRSNLTSHQIIHTGQKPYQCVECGKSFTQSHNLTSHQIIHTGEKPYQCVECGKSFCHSHSLTSHQVIHTGKKPYQCFECGKSFRKSSNLISHQRIHTGEKPYQCVECGKSFCHSHSLTSHQRIHTGVKQYQCVECGKSFSHSHSLTSHQVIHTGKKPYQCFECGNSFSTSSNLISHQRIHTGEKPYQCVECGKSFNQSSILTSHQRIHTGEKPYQCVECGKSFRKSSNLSSHQRIHTGEKPYQCVECGKSFSQSSNLTSHQRIHTKSGKPFIIQLSALEKNTPL, encoded by the exons ATGCACCCAACCCTTCAGAAAACCATCCATCTAACCCACTTGT ATAGAGATGGACTGGAAATTAACAACATGGGTGACCATGacaaaatccccacaatggagaagCTGAATAAATATCTTGAATGTGGGAAAAGTTCcttttccacttcccatcaaagaaatcccattgggaacaaaccctatcagtgcatggaatgtggaaagagattcactcAAAAGGTCAATCTCacgtcccatcaaagaattcatacaggggagaaaccctatcagtgcgtggaatgtggaaagagcttcaggaatagctcaaaactcacttcccatcaaagaatacatacaggggagaagccctatcagtgtggggaatgtggaaagagcttcactcacagccacaatctcacttcccatcatagaattcatacaggggagaaaccctatcagtgtgtggaatgtggaaagagcttcactgaaaggtcctctctcacttcccatcaaagaattcatacaggggagaaaccctatcagtgcatggaatgtggaaagagcttcagtcagagctcccatctcacttcccatcaaataattcatacagggcagaaaccctatcagtgtgtggaatgtggaaagagcttcagtcagcgcTCCaacctcacttcccatcaaataattcatacagggcagaaaccctatcagtgtgtggaatgtggaaagagcttcactcagagccacaatctcacttcccatcaaataattcatacaggggagaaaccctatcagtgtgtggaatgtggaaagagcttctgtcacagccacagtctcacttcccatcaagtaattcatacagggaagaaaccctatcaatgctttgaatgtggaaagagcttcaggaagagctccaatctcatttcccatcaaagaattcatacaggggagaaaccctatcagtgcgtggaatgtggaaagagcttctgtcacagccacagtctcacttcccatcaaagaattcatacaggggtgaAACaatatcagtgcgtggaatgtggaaagagcttcagtcacagccacagtctcacttcccatcaagtaattcatacagggaagaaaccctatcaatgctttgaatgtggaaatagcttcagtacGAGCTccaatctcatttcccatcaaagaattcatacaggggagaaaccctatcagtgcgtggaatgtggaaagagcttcaatcagagctccattctcacttcccatcaaagaattcatacaggggagaaaccctatcagtgtgtggaatgtggaaagagcttcaggaagagctccaatctcagttcccatcaaaggattcataccggagagaaaccctatcagtgtgtggaatgtggaaagagcttcagtcagagctccaatctcacttcccatcaaaggattcatacgaAGAGTGGAAAAcccttcattatacaactttcAGCGCTAGAGAAaaacacaccactttaa